Proteins encoded in a region of the Inquilinus sp. KBS0705 genome:
- a CDS encoding tetratricopeptide repeat protein has translation MKIKFFMAGLLGLISVTAFAQKGELNTAQTEYDKYESLKSQPTLALPSLQKAKESIDKAAANTKTATLPQTYAVKGGVYASLAENDTVATTSMPNFVIAQEALTKAKEADTKGEFKKLIDNGYLILAQYQIKKGVKAFQAKQYEDAYKAFDFYRTVLPEDTTAILYTGLAALNAKNYPAAIANYNKLVTTKYSGNEGVYGDLSSIYLETKDTTAALKAISDGLAKYPKNAELRKKEIVISLQSGKQKEVLDKIQAAIANDPKNKDLYYYAGLVYSQAADEYGSQANKTKDAAAKTALLAKRTDSFEKGNAMYKKALEIDPNYFEANLNLGYVIIAPAIDSYNAANRLPANKQKEYEAAIAKAKVQFELAKPYLLKAVELNPKSPDALSNLLTYYKGTKDDANAAKIKAQLDALPKN, from the coding sequence ATGAAAATTAAATTTTTTATGGCCGGCCTTTTAGGTCTAATTTCAGTAACTGCCTTTGCGCAAAAAGGGGAGTTGAACACAGCACAAACGGAATATGATAAGTATGAAAGTTTGAAAAGCCAGCCTACATTGGCTTTGCCAAGTTTACAAAAGGCCAAAGAATCTATCGACAAAGCCGCTGCAAATACCAAAACAGCAACACTGCCTCAAACTTATGCAGTAAAAGGTGGTGTTTATGCGTCGTTAGCCGAAAACGATACTGTTGCCACTACATCAATGCCTAATTTTGTTATCGCGCAAGAGGCCTTAACAAAAGCGAAAGAAGCAGATACAAAGGGCGAATTTAAAAAGCTGATTGATAATGGATACCTTATATTAGCCCAATATCAAATTAAAAAAGGTGTGAAGGCATTCCAGGCCAAACAGTATGAAGATGCCTACAAAGCCTTCGATTTTTACCGCACTGTATTGCCCGAAGATACAACGGCTATATTATATACAGGCCTTGCTGCTTTAAACGCTAAAAATTATCCTGCAGCCATCGCTAACTATAACAAATTAGTAACTACTAAATACTCCGGTAACGAAGGTGTATATGGCGATCTATCATCGATATACTTAGAAACTAAAGATACAACCGCAGCTTTAAAAGCAATAAGCGATGGCTTGGCTAAATATCCTAAAAATGCCGAATTAAGGAAAAAAGAGATTGTTATAAGCTTGCAAAGTGGTAAACAAAAAGAAGTGCTTGATAAAATTCAGGCTGCTATTGCAAACGATCCCAAAAATAAAGATCTGTATTACTACGCTGGCTTGGTATACTCGCAAGCAGCTGACGAATATGGCTCTCAAGCTAACAAAACAAAAGATGCTGCTGCAAAAACAGCATTGTTAGCAAAAAGAACAGATAGCTTTGAAAAAGGAAATGCTATGTATAAAAAGGCGCTGGAAATTGATCCTAACTATTTTGAAGCTAACTTAAACCTGGGTTATGTTATCATAGCACCTGCAATTGATAGCTACAATGCAGCTAACAGATTGCCTGCAAACAAGCAAAAAGAATATGAAGCCGCAATAGCCAAAGCTAAAGTACAGTTTGAATTAGCTAAACCATACTTATTAAAGGCGGTTGAACTTAATCCAAAATCGCCAGATGCATTAAGTAACTTATTAACTTATTACAAAGGCACAAAAGACGATGCTAACGCCGCTAAAATAAAAGCACAGTTAGATGCATTACCTAAAAACTAA
- a CDS encoding SDR family oxidoreductase → MDLQLKNKTALVTGSTAGIGYAIARSLAAEGANVYVNGREQKRVDAAVQKIIAETGNANIKGLIADFADKQQVENLISQLPQVDILVNNVGIFDPKEFKQITDAEWFKFFEVNVLSGVRLSRAYFDKMLANNWGRVIFISSESGIQIPAEMIHYGMTKTAQIAVARGLAELTTGTNVTVNTVLPGPTASEGATAFIKAVAKDQGLTDAEMEKEFFTNMRGSSLIKRFIAPNEIASMVTYIASPLSSATNGATLRADGGVIKTAF, encoded by the coding sequence ATGGATTTGCAATTAAAAAATAAAACAGCGCTGGTTACTGGTTCAACAGCCGGCATTGGTTATGCTATAGCCAGGTCGTTAGCAGCCGAGGGCGCTAATGTATATGTTAATGGCCGCGAACAAAAACGTGTTGACGCTGCGGTACAAAAAATAATTGCCGAAACTGGCAATGCAAATATTAAAGGTTTAATAGCCGATTTTGCGGATAAGCAACAAGTAGAGAATCTGATAAGCCAATTGCCGCAGGTTGATATACTGGTAAATAATGTAGGGATCTTTGATCCGAAGGAATTCAAACAAATTACCGACGCCGAATGGTTTAAATTTTTTGAAGTGAATGTTTTGAGCGGTGTACGGTTATCACGGGCATATTTTGATAAGATGCTGGCCAATAACTGGGGTCGTGTTATATTTATATCAAGCGAATCAGGTATACAAATACCTGCAGAAATGATTCATTACGGCATGACAAAAACCGCCCAAATAGCCGTTGCCCGCGGTTTAGCCGAGTTAACAACAGGTACAAATGTTACTGTTAATACCGTTTTACCCGGTCCAACTGCTTCCGAAGGTGCCACTGCGTTTATAAAAGCCGTAGCTAAAGACCAGGGATTAACCGATGCAGAAATGGAAAAGGAATTTTTTACCAATATGCGTGGTTCGTCACTTATTAAGCGCTTTATAGCGCCTAATGAGATAGCCAGCATGGTAACCTATATTGCCAGCCCTTTGTCGTCGGCTACTAATGGGGCAACATTACGTGCAGACGGTGGTGTTATAAAAACAGCGTTCTAA
- a CDS encoding DUF4442 domain-containing protein, giving the protein MVVSENMLKWMMRLYPPLLFQRIWVQRFGKGFRSVKVKINKSLLNKNPNGSIFGGTIFAAADPFYPVLFNQILNTKGGKLKIWSKSAKIDFLKPGLTNLFFEVEITDADIEHARQTLSIYGKYEHAFPLDIYNTDGEICVSLINEVYIRDLNFKTEL; this is encoded by the coding sequence ATGGTAGTATCAGAAAATATGCTGAAATGGATGATGCGCCTCTACCCTCCCCTTTTGTTTCAGCGGATATGGGTACAGCGTTTCGGCAAGGGTTTTAGGAGTGTAAAGGTTAAAATAAATAAAAGCTTATTAAATAAAAACCCGAACGGAAGCATATTTGGCGGGACGATTTTTGCAGCGGCCGACCCATTTTACCCGGTTTTATTTAACCAAATATTAAATACAAAAGGCGGCAAACTTAAAATATGGTCTAAATCAGCAAAAATAGACTTTTTAAAACCGGGGTTAACCAATCTGTTTTTTGAAGTTGAAATAACTGATGCAGATATTGAACATGCCCGGCAAACCTTAAGCATATACGGCAAGTATGAACATGCTTTTCCGTTAGATATTTATAATACCGATGGCGAAATATGCGTATCGCTGATAAACGAGGTGTACATACGCGATTTAAATTTTAAAACAGAACTATAA
- a CDS encoding GNAT family N-acetyltransferase, giving the protein MNDAAFIKKGFLISTDVNLIDFEAVYDYLDKQSYWAKGIPKDRLLRATNNSMCFGVYKDGKQAGFARVVTDKATFAYLCDVFVLPAYRGFGLSKWLMQSIINHDELQGLRRWSLATQDAHGLYKQFGFKEVTNPEVWMQIFTPYIQD; this is encoded by the coding sequence ATGAATGATGCCGCCTTTATAAAAAAGGGATTTTTAATAAGTACCGACGTTAACCTGATAGATTTTGAAGCTGTATACGACTACCTGGATAAGCAATCGTACTGGGCTAAAGGGATACCTAAAGACAGGCTGCTTAGAGCTACCAATAACTCGATGTGCTTTGGTGTGTATAAAGATGGTAAACAGGCCGGTTTTGCCCGTGTAGTTACTGATAAAGCCACCTTTGCTTACCTATGCGATGTGTTTGTGCTACCGGCATACCGTGGTTTTGGTTTATCGAAGTGGCTGATGCAAAGTATAATAAACCATGATGAACTGCAGGGCTTGCGCCGATGGTCGTTAGCTACGCAGGATGCGCACGGTTTATATAAGCAGTTTGGGTTTAAAGAGGTAACAAATCCCGAAGTATGGATGCAGATTTTTACGCCTTATATACAGGATTAA
- a CDS encoding ATP-binding protein — MNLKRLIFEGEGVSLDFKKTITSCEKIAKTMVSFANNVGGRLLIGVLDDGTIKGVKAEDEERYMITKAANFFTRPALEPEFEEVYYDDKLVLVVNIPESSLKPHYSLAEDGKWWVYIRVKDKSVLASKIVVDVLKRSADDNGVLIEYTSKEKALLEHLEATQRITVKEFCDMLNIGRRRAQRILVNLVLSGVIRVHTTEKEEFYTAS; from the coding sequence ATGAATTTAAAGAGACTGATTTTTGAGGGTGAAGGCGTATCGCTTGATTTTAAAAAAACCATTACCAGCTGCGAAAAAATAGCTAAAACGATGGTGTCGTTCGCTAATAATGTTGGTGGCCGGTTGCTGATAGGTGTTTTGGATGATGGTACCATTAAAGGTGTAAAAGCCGAGGACGAAGAGCGCTATATGATAACCAAGGCGGCTAATTTTTTTACCCGCCCTGCACTCGAGCCCGAATTTGAAGAGGTTTATTATGATGATAAGTTGGTGCTGGTGGTTAACATACCCGAGAGTAGCCTAAAACCACACTATTCGCTTGCCGAGGATGGCAAATGGTGGGTATATATACGTGTTAAAGATAAAAGCGTATTGGCCAGCAAAATTGTTGTTGATGTTTTAAAACGATCAGCTGATGATAATGGTGTGTTGATAGAATATACATCAAAGGAAAAAGCCCTTTTAGAGCATTTGGAAGCTACTCAGCGTATTACTGTTAAGGAATTTTGCGACATGCTGAACATAGGCCGCCGCCGTGCCCAACGCATATTGGTTAATCTGGTATTATCCGGCGTTATACGCGTGCACACGACTGAAAAAGAAGAGTTTTACACAGCCAGCTAA